Proteins encoded together in one Coffea arabica cultivar ET-39 chromosome 2c, Coffea Arabica ET-39 HiFi, whole genome shotgun sequence window:
- the LOC140035599 gene encoding uncharacterized protein, with amino-acid sequence MEFKKVNFSLEGLVADVSTTQETQYTAPLTRSKAKKLAEKAKANVVTEEANFKMLPNKKGAHDESIDSPSDSAASVVMPVMMTNTTTVEDQISNLVKIVEGLVVHAQSQDTKIVKLMAMVKNIGESSLSMSKQKSKVPDEGDSSSREKEKEDAKSQATKEFSISPDGTIHVDNLKEFIEGTIKDKIGGGTKSYSGYTKSYTARVESLKMPVGYQPPKFQQFDGKGNPKQHIAHFVETCNNAGIDGDLLVKQFVRSLKGNAFDWYTDLESGTIDSWEQLEHEFLSRFYSTKRTVSMTELSNTHQWKSEPVIDFIDRWRNLSLNCKDRISESSAIEMCIQGMHWGLRYILQGVQPETFDELSTKAHKLEINLDGQEPPVPDPHKAKERQEARKGGKPPFKNEKKEAMATSVMPFKVVPKTVRREDNKINTHQEQGKRKPTLKEMQDKEYPFLDSDVSGMFDDLLSINLITLSEMKRPDEARNTDDPNYCKYHRLIGHPIQKCFVFKDKVMELARQGKILLEEDKASVNQTSIGSLQSMEDKRIMVPVLPIIQFGSLDPTEIKQEGTHSTLQEHVYEDEKALQPDVDDEGWTLVTRRRRRKSYPSSKASKVLTRSMVTWKKKEKDVKKTNDCRNLQGGRIFKQKSRTPITLKEFLPKKFFDVDVVASHTTRVDHIEEQKDNARKSLCEMARASIGNEGGRVPTSNEEVNVTSITFTSEDLLLGSTPHNRPLFVTGYAKEQKVNRMLIDGGSAVNILPLKTLKELGIPVDELSNSRLMIQGFNQGGQRALGSLNLEIVIDDMTSKALLYVIDAKTTYNVLLGRPWIHENGVVPSTLHQCFKYCQNGVARSVKADGNPFTEAEAYIADAKFYIKRHIAKDKTEQPLSGDKIQNPESPNAKGEKVMTSKSKEEVHEETDVSLPNNESVVFRCPPKSRVEHGQSPAIQHETLKDLTLPITHLDTKRASSSQLKMSNFLSKESEVEQDTIPKSRTKEGFDPIAYKLLAKAGYDLKESAVLNVSSRQSTSDMIHGLNPTQKMLKEKGYAVENSKFGLGYSSPTPIRIKINRVSSQYIAVENESSQIVGKSQVFHEKENKIPRISVFKRLGPQKRQKSQNSHKSKGKMAKSLQNLEEPSDCPHKFGSIIPSRMRRCTDLVINCGTELRVREHTVMYTRPKEDDEESVASCNHITIIDGDSPEEEDDAEDAPPELEEGVKATVDDLKEINLGTSEDPRPIYISASLSPDEEKAYIELLREYQDVFAWTYKEMPGLDPKVAVHHLAVKKGVRPVKQAQRRFRPDLIPLIEMEVNKLIESGFIREVKYPT; translated from the coding sequence ATGGAGTTCAAGAAGGTGAACTTTTCTCTCGAAGGTTTAGTTGCTGATGTCTCAACCACTCAAGAGACGCAGTATACTGCACCTCTGACAAGGAGTAAGGCCAAGAAGTTAGCAGAGAAGGCCAAGGCGAACGTTGTAACTGAAGAAGCAAACTTCAAGATGCTTCCCAATAAGAAAGGAGCCCATGATGAATCTATTGATAGCCCAAGTGATTCGGCTGCCTCTGTGGTGATGCCCGTCATGATGACTAACACCACTACTGTGGAAGATCAGATTTCAAATCTAGTCAAAATTGTCGAAGGGTTAGTAGTGCATGCTCAAAGTCAAGATACTAAAATAGTCAAACTAATGGCTATGGTGAAAAATATAGGTGAAAGTAGCCTTAGTATGTCCAAACAGAAATCCAAAGTGCCAGATGAAGGTGACTCATCATCAAGGGAGAAGGAGAAAGAGGATGCGAAGTCACAAGCCACGAAGGAATTTTCAATCTCCCCTGATGGCACTATTCATGTTGATAATCTGAAGGAGTTTATCGAGGgcacaatcaaggacaagattggTGGAGGTACCAAGTCATATAGTGGTTACACCAAATCTTACACCGCTAGAGTGGAAAGTTTGAAAATGCCTGTGGGGTATCAacctccaaaatttcaacaatttgatGGCAAgggcaaccctaagcaacatatAGCACACTTCGTGGAAACTTGTAACAATGCGGGCATTGATGGTGACTTGCTCGTTAAGCAGTTTGTTCGCTCGCTGAAGGGTAATGCCTTTGATTGGTACACGGATCTGGAGTCTGGAACCATTGACAGTTGGGAGCAGCTAGAGCATGAATTTCTTAGTCGCTTCTATAGCACAAAGAGAACTGTCAGCATGACTGAACTCTCTAATACACATCAATGGAAGAGTGAACCTGTCATTGATTTTATCGATCGTTGGAGGAATCTAAGCTTAAATTGCAAAGATCGTATTTCTGAATCTTCTGCGATCGAGATGTGCATTCAAGGTATGCACTGGGGACTTAGATACATCTTACAAGGTGTACAACCAGAAACATTTGATGAATTATCCACAAAAGCCCATAAGTTGGAGATTAATCTTGATGGACAAGAACCGCCAGTTCCTGACCCTCACAAGGCCAAAGAGAGACAAGAAGCGAGGAAAGGGGGCAAGCCaccatttaaaaatgaaaagaaggaGGCTATGGCTACGAGTGTAATGCCCTTTAAGGTTGTTCCCAAAACTGTCAGGAGAGAAGACAACAAGATCAATACACATCAAGAACAAGGAAAGAGGAAACCAACTCTCAAGGAGATGCAGGATAAGGAATACCCTTTTCTTGATTCTGATGTCTCTGGTATGTTTGATGATCTGTTAAGTATAAACTTGATCACGCTTTCTGAGATGAAGCGACCCGATGAGGCTAGGAATACTGACGATCCAAATTACTGTAAGTATCACCGATTGATCGGGCATCCCATTCAAAAATGCTTTGTCTTCAAAGACAAAGTAATGGAGTTGGCAAGACAAGGAAAAATTCTCCTTGAAGAAGACAAGGCGAGTGTGAATCAAACGTCCATTGGTTCCCTGCAGTCcatggaggataaaaggatCATGGTGCCTGTATTGCCAATAATTCAATTTGGATCACTTGATCCTACAGAAATCAAACAAGAAGGTACTCATTCAACTCTTCAGGAACATGTATATGAAGATGAAAAGGCGCTACAGCCTGATGTGGATGATGAAGGGTGGACTCTAGTCACGCGAAGAAGGAGGCGAAAGTCTTATCCATCCAGTAAGGCGAGCAAGGTCTTAACAAGAAGTATGGTGACctggaagaaaaaagagaaggacGTGAAGAAAACTAATGACTGTCGTAATCTTCAAGGAGGTCGAATCTTCAAGCAAAAGTCGCGAACTCCTATcactttaaaagaatttttaccaaaaaaattcTTTGATGTTGATGTGGTCGCAAGTCACACAACGCGAGTAGATCatatcgaggaacaaaaagaTAATGCTCGCAAATCTCTCTGTGAGATGGCCCGTGCGTCCATTGGCAATGAAGGAGGTCGTGTGCCTACCAGCAATGAAGAGGTGAATGTCACAAGTATCACTTTTACTAGTGAAGACTTGTTGCTTGGGTCAACACCGCATAACCGTCCTTTGTTTGTGACTGGTTATGCAAAGGAGCAAAAAGTGAATAGAATGTTGATAGATGGAGGTTCCGCAGTCAATATTCTCCCTTTAAAAACTCTGAAGGAGCTTGGTATCCCGGTTGATGAACTTTCCAATAGCCGACTGATGATTCAAGGCTTCAATCAAGGAGGGCAAAGAGCTCTTGGATCACTAAATTTGGAGATAGTCATTGATGACATGACGTCCAAAGCACTGTTGTATGTAATAGATGCTAAAACAACATACAATGTATTGttgggaaggccctggattcatgaaaatggagttgtaccttcAACTCTTCATCAATGCTTCAAGTACTGTCAAAACGGGGTGGCAAGAAGTGTGAAAGCTGATGGTAATCCTTTCACTGAGGCGGAAGCATATATCGCAGAtgccaaattttacatcaaaagaCACATTGCGAAGGATAAAACTGAACAACCTCTATCTGGGGATAAAATCCAGAACCCCGAATCTCCAAATGCAAAAGGGGAGAAAGTGATGACTTCGAAATCAAAAGAGGAAGttcatgaagaaactgatgtttCATTGCCAAACAATGAATCAGTTGTCTTTCGCTGCCCTCCCAAATCAAGAGTGGAACATGGACAGTCACCTGCAATTCAACATGAAACTCTAAAAGATTTGACTCTTCCGATAACTCATCTTGATACAAAAAGGGCGTCATCTTCTCAACTTAAAATGTCTAACTTTTTAAGCAAAGAATCTGAAGTTGAACAAGACACCATACCAAAGTCAAGAACTAAAGAAGGTTTTGATCCTATCGCTTATAAGCTTCTCGCTAAGGCTGGATACGATCTCAAAGAATCTGCGGTGTTAAATGTTTCATCCCGTCAATCTACCAGTGACATGATTCATGGGTTGAATCCTACCCAAAAGATGTTGAAGGAAAAGGGATACGCCGTTGAAAATTCCAAATTTGGCCTTGGCTACTCCTCTCCTACACCAATCCGCATCAAGATCAATAGAGTTAGTAGCCAATATATTGCTGTAGAGAATGAGTCTTCTCAAATAGTTGGTAAATCTCAAGTTTTTCATGAAAAGGAGAATAAAATTCCACGGATATCAGTTTTTAAGAGATTAGGACcacaaaaaagacaaaaatctCAAAACTCTCATAAGAGTAAAGGAAAAATGGCAAAGTCATTGCAAAATCTTGAAGAACCTTCTGATTGCCCTCATAAATTTGGTAGCATCATTCCTTCGAGAATGAGAAGATGCACAGACCTTGTAATAAATTGTGGGACTGAATTGAGGGTCAGAGAGCATACCGTGATGTACACAAGACCAAAAGAGGATGATGAAGAGAGTGTTGCTTCATGCAATCATATAACCATAATTGACGGTGACTCgcctgaagaagaagatgatgctGAAGACGCTCCACCTGAATTGGAGGAAGGTGTTAAGGCTACGGTGGATGATCTAAAGGAGATCAATCTTGGTACTTCAGAGGACCCGCGTCCAATATACATAAGTGCTTCATTGAGTCCTGACGAAGAGAAGGCATATATTGAACTCTTGCGGGAATATCAAGATGTCTTTGCATGGACTTATAAAGAAATGCCGGGTTTAGATCCAAAAGTGGCCGTCCACCATTTGGCTGTTAAAAAGGGAGTTCGACCTGTGAAACAAGCACAACGGCGATTTAGACCTGATTTGATTCCGTTGATCGAAATGGAAGTCAATAAACTCATTGAATCCGGGTTTATTCGTGAAGTTAAATATCCCACATGA